The following is a genomic window from Fusarium oxysporum Fo47 chromosome IV, complete sequence.
AGAAGGCATGCTTGGACGATATGCTACTAACATCGAACCCAACGAAATCGCCAACGCCGATCGTGGAGTTCGTGCCATGGTCGTCGGAACAGCAACTGCAGAAGACTCGAGAGACGTGAGACACGCCTTTATCGTCACTGGCGGATCAGATAAGAGACTTCGCTTCTGGGATCTGTCCCGGATGGAGAGCTCGTTCATCTACAGTGGACTGTCCCCAGATCTACCCAAACCGACTTACACGACCTCGCACCCAACAACGGCGCTGACGTTGAACACGGAGCGTTTTCCCAGACAGGCTCCAACGGCCCCAAATGCTGGTTCTGGATCAAGAGGCAAGTCATCGACTGCCCGACCACCTCGGTCGACAGTTATATcccttcaacaacaacagttgCTGCAGTCTCACGTGGATTCTATTTTAGATGTGGCGTTGTTGGAGTTCCCATATATTATGAGCGTTTCAGTGGATAGGATGGGCGTTGTCTTTGTGTTTCAGTAGAGCCGGGATACAGCTGGTGACGCGATGCAGTTTATAAAGACATCAAGAGCAATCACCTTTTAGTTTGCTGGCAGCTTGTTTCTGGATAGAACAACTAAGCAGGAATTACATTATCATCAACTGCTAAGCTTACGGACATTGGAGTTTGTCCTATCAATTGCAGTGTGCGGAATAGTAAGAACTTCTGAAAAGGTACTTAATATACGTGAACTCTTTCGAATATCCCGAACCGCTCCCTATTCTCTGATTGACTGGTATATGTTGTAAAACTTACCTACAGTACTGAGTTGCTGGTCCCTGAATCTGAGTCTATGGTGGCTGGGGCATGCGTGCCACTCTAAGCTCAAGCCACACGCGACACCAAAATTTCCCCCACGCCTCGTCAAGTCGCAGCCTTGCCTTGCCATAAGTCAACACTACCGACATTCGCACGCCCTTCCAAACAGTCTCCAAACTCGATCACACAGTGAACCAAATCCAAGCAACTTCATTTCTGAACCCGAGGTAACGGCCCCAAATCCAAGATGCGGCTCACCGCCGACCTCATCCGGGATTCCCTATCCTACCTCAACCCGCTCAAGGAGCGAGAGCTTGATCTTCGAGGTGCGTTTTGAAAAGAGCAGATGCTACATTTTTGATCTCTAGAGAGCGCAGAGTTGATACAATCGTCTTTGCGGCGTGAACAGGCCACCGAATTCCCGCGATTGAGAACTTGGGTGTCGCTGGCGTAAGTTCCAAATTCTCTGCCTTGTTGCTCTGTTGCTAACAGCTTAGCCTCACGATGCCATCGACTTCACAGATAATGACATTCAAGTACTGGGAAACTTTCCCTTGTCGCCTCGCATAACGACCCTTCTCCTCGCACGAAACCGCGTCTCAAGCATTCAGCCCTCTCTGGCTAAGGCCATTCCAAACCTTGCCAACCTGGTGTTATCGTCGAACAACCTGACAGAGCTTGCGGATTTGGATGCGCTGGCGTCATTTCCCCGCTTGACGCACTTGGTACTGTCGGATAACCCCGTttccaagaaggaggtcaGTTTGAGACGTGTCGACTGGTGCAGCAATTACTGATGCAAGATGCAGAACTACCGATACTGGGTGCTATGGAAGTGTCCTTCCGTGCGGTTTCTTGACTTCGAAAAGGTCAAGGAATCCGAGCGGGAGAAGGCTCGCGAGCTCTTCGGaactgaagaagagccaacTGCTCTGGCTTCAAAGGTACGAACAGCGCCAATAATAAAACAGTTGCACGACGCTAACAACGACACAGATCCAGGGTATCAAGACCACAACCTTCAACACCTCGACTGACGGCTCGGACGCGCCCTCCAAGCTTTCCCGAATAAAGCTGACGGAcgccgagaagaagcgactACAGGAGCGTATCAAGAAGGCTACCAGCCTACAGGAGATTATCGCGCTGGAGAAGGAGCTGAACGAGGGACGTCTGCCTTCTGGTATTCACGGAGATGCCATGGAGGAATAAATCTTTACATCTATGATGGCTATGTACCACTTGTTTTGGGGGTTGCAGAAAAAATATTATGATTATTTCGCTCTCGCATTATGGCTATCACCCCATACTAAGAAATGGAAGTTGATGCTAAATATCAAGATTGTAATTTGTTTTGTGATGTACATGATGATAGACCACTTTTGCCCTTGTTTCCTAATTCAGCGGACTAACGGTCAACCCTGAA
Proteins encoded in this region:
- a CDS encoding leucine-rich repeat-domain-containing protein, which translates into the protein MRLTADLIRDSLSYLNPLKERELDLRGHRIPAIENLGVAGPHDAIDFTDNDIQVLGNFPLSPRITTLLLARNRVSSIQPSLAKAIPNLANLVLSSNNLTELADLDALASFPRLTHLVLSDNPVSKKENYRYWVLWKCPSVRFLDFEKVKESEREKARELFGTEEEPTALASKIQGIKTTTFNTSTDGSDAPSKLSRIKLTDAEKKRLQERIKKATSLQEIIALEKELNEGRLPSGIHGDAMEE